The genomic interval GCTGAACGGACGCCGCCTTGTCGCCGGTGGCACCGGGGCAAATTCATCCCCCGATCTCAACATGATCCCGGTCAACATGCTCGCCCGTATCGAAGTGCTGAAGGATGGCGCGTCGGCCGTTTACGGCGCGGATGCGATGGCCGGCGTGGTCAATCTCATTACCCGCACCGATTATGAAGGCATCAGCGTCGGCGGTCGCTATGGCATCAACGAGGAGGGCGATGGCGGCGATCTGACGCTCGATTTCCTTGGCGGGTGGCGCGCCGATGACGGCGGCATCATGATCGCGGCCAGCTATCAGAAGACCGACCCCGTCAACATGGCCAGCCGTGCGCCGTGCTCGCTGGCAGAGGTGACGCCTGGGCAGCTTTCGTGCGTCAACAGCGCCTCCACGATTGGTGGGCGCGCCGTCCTGCCTAATGGCCAGCAGATCAATTTCAACCAGGATCCCGACGGGGACGGCGACTTCTACGAACCCTACGATCCGGCGAAGCACAATTTCAATTCGGCCTACACGCTCAATGCCGTGAACCCGATCGAACGCTACAGCATCGGCGTGTTCGGAGACTGGGCGCTGGGCGACAGCATTGAGGCTTTCGGCGAATTCCTCTACACCAAGCGTGAAACCGACCAGATCGCAACGCCCGGTACACTTCGCAATCTGGCGATCCCGGCCAGCTTCCCAAGCAATCCGACGGGCGAGGACATCGTCCTGATCCAGCGCCGCCTTGCCGAAGCGGGGCCGCGCCAGTTCTTTCAGAACACCGAGACCTGGCAGGGCACGGGCGGTTTGCGCGGCGAAATCTCGAATGGCTGGAACTGGGAAGTGTCCGCCACCTGGGGCCGCAACACGGGCACAGACGGGCAAACCAATGTCGCCAATCTTGAGAATGTCAGAGATTCTATTGATCCCGCAATTTGTGGCACCGGCGGCGTTCCTTGCGCCGACTTCCTCGGTTACGGCGACCTGAACCCCGATGTGCTCGACTATATATTGACGACTCTTCGCGACACCGGAGGCAATGAACTCGTCTCTTTCAACGCAGACCTAACAGGCGAAATCGCCCAGTTGCCGGCTGGTCCTCTCGCCTTTGCGACCGGTGCCAACTATCGCGAGGAAAAGGGCTGGCGCGACCCTGATCCGCTGACAGTCGCAGGCATCGCGAACACCAACCAACAGGATCCCATCTCGGGCACCTCAAAGGTCAAAGAAGCCTATCTCGAGCTTTCGCTTCCAATCTTCGCCGACGCTCCTTTTGCTGAGGCTCTGACGCTGGATGGTGCCGTCCGCGTTTCGGATTACGACCTGTTTGGCACTGACTGGAACTACAAGCTCGGCGCTGACTGGGAAATCACCCGCGGTTTCCGCATGCGCGCCACCTATGGCACTGGCTTCCGCATTCCAAATGTCCCCGAACTGTTCGGCGGCGTTTCTGAAGGCAATCTGACCACCACCGATCCGTGTAGCGGCTATAGCACCAGCGGCAATGCCACATTGATCGCCAATTGCCAGGCTTCGGGTGTTCCGACCGGCTATACCCAGCTCGGCAATACGATCCTCACCACCCGTGGCGGCAATCCCGATCTTCAGCCGGAGAGCTCGACGACCTGGACGCTTGGCGCCGTCTTCGAACCGCGCGGCACTGTCCCCGGCCTGACGCTGACGGCCGACTGGTTTGACATCGACATCAAGGATGCCATCCGCGCCATTCCGGGGTCGACCAAGCTAGCGGTCTGCTACGCCAGCGAAAACCTGAGCAGCGAATTCTGCGACGATTTCACCCGTAGTCCGCTGACCGGAGAAGTGACCTATCTTTCGGCCCAGCCCATCAATACCGGCCGCGAGAAGATGAGCGGCCTCGATCTCGGCATGATCTATGACCGGGCGATCGGATCATTCGAGGTGTCGCTGAACCTGAATGTCACTTGGCTCAACGAATATACCGTATATCCGTTCGAAGGCGGAGAACCGATCCAGTTCGATGGCTTTATCGGTGGGGGCAACGGGGGTTACCCCGAATGGCGCGGCTACGGCGTATTGACTGTGGCGAATGGGCCGGTTTCTGGCACCTGGTCAACCCAATGGATCGGTTCGGCAACCGACTTCAACGCTGCGCCCGGCGATATCGGCTACAGCACGCCGGACGTGTTTTATCACAACGCTCAGCTGGCATTTGCGGTAAACGATGCGACCAGCTTCCGACTGGGTGTAGACAACGTCTTTGACCGCAGCGCTCCTTATATCCAAAGCTTTACCGACGCGAATACCGACACGATGACCTACGACCTGATGGGTCGCCGGTTCTATGTCGGCGTCCGCACCGGTTTCTGAACGGTAGGAACTAGATGAAGATACGTTGGCCTTCATTTGTCCGGCGCCTGCACAAATGGCTGGCGCTGGTCATCGGGCTACAGGTCGTGCTGTGGACGGCAACCGGTTTCTATATGGTTGTCGTCCACATCGAACGGATCCATGGCGACCATCTCGTCAAGCCGGTCGAGCGCCCTGTTTTTGATATGGGAAGTGCGATCGCACCTGCCACACTCCTTGAGACTGTGCCGAATGCGACCGACATCCGAAGTTCGTTTCTCCTTGGCCGGCCAGTCTGGCGCGTGACGGGTTCTGGCGGTGTGCAGCTTTTCGATGCCACCACCGGCGAGCCGATCCAGCCCGTCAGCGCCGAACAGGCGGAAGCGATTGCGCAAAGCCGCTATACGTCGGACGAAGCCGTCAGCTCTGTCCGCCTGCTGACCGAATCCCCAATGGAGATGCAGGGGCGTAAACCTCCGTACTGGCAAGTCACCTTTGATCGCTGGGACAGCCCTACCTTCTACATCTCCCCTGAGACAGGCGAACTGGTTTCGCGCCGCCATTCGCTCTGGCGCATCTTCGACTTCGCCTGGATGCTGCACATTATGGACTATGACGAACGCAGCGATGTGAACAATCTGCTGCTGCGAACCAGCACCTGGCTTGCCGTGGCGATGGCGCTCAGCGGGGCATGGCTACTGGTTTGGGCATTCCCGCGCCGACGCAAGAAGAAGAAAAAAGCATGAAGCGTATTCGGTTCACCCCTCTCTTCTTCCGCCGCATCCATAAATGGGTCGGCCTGATATTGGGCATCCAGTTCATCCTGTGGTCGATCAGCGGCGCGATGATGGCCATCATCGACATGGAAGACGTACGTGCCCAGCCTCCGGTCATCGAGCACCCCATTGTCACCGGAGGACTAATTGAGCCCGATCAGATTGGCCTTGAAGATTCCATTGATAGCTTTCGGCTACATATGTCGGAAGGCCGGCCGATCTATCAATTAGCTGGTAATGGCGTGGTCCGTCTATTTGATGCCACCACCGGCGACTCTATCGTGGTCGATGAGGCGCTCGTCCGTCAGCGCGCCGCTTTGATCAATGGTGCGACGATCCGTTCGGTCAGTCTGCTCGACGCACCCAATCTCGAAGCGCGTGAGTTCGACGGCCCGATGTGGCGCGTCGATTTCAACGATGCTGAAAATACCAGCGCCTATTTCGCTGCTGACACCGGCCACCTCCTGATAGCCCGCGGCGATGGCTGGCGTTTGTGGGACTTCTTCTGGATGCTCCACAACATGGACTACGTGAACAGAACCAGCTTCAATCATCCGCTGATCATCGCGGTGGCTTTTGGTGTCCTGTTCCTGTCCGGTACCGGATTTTACCTCTTGTTTAAATCATTCACCCGCCGCGATTTCAAATGGCTCAAGAGATCGATGTCGAAGCAATCCAAATCACCAGCACCAACCTCCGGCTAGTGCTCGGCACTAAGAGGCTGTTTGGAAAAGCGGCTGAAGGGGTTGCGCCGGGGCTAGCTGTCTGATTGTGCTTTGCACGCCTTCGGCTCCAGGCTCTGCATGTGGACCCAGCAGAGCCGAGGGCGAATGGCCCGGATTGCCAAGAAGACAAAGCGCTACCCCAGTGACCTGACCGATGAGGAATGGGATCGCCTGGCACCGTTGATGCCCAAGCCGGGGCGCCGAGGCCGTCCCCGCGAGGTGGATTTCCGCGAGGTCGTCAGTGCGGTCCGCTATCTTGTTCGGTCGGGTTGTGACTGGCGCATGCTGCCGATCCATTTCGGGGCGTGGCAGACGGTCTACGGTTGGTTTCGCGACTTGGCGCGCAAGTTCCTGTTCCAGACGAACCACGACATTGAGATGATGCTGGATCGTGAGCGCCAAGGGCGGGAGGCGAGTCCGAGCGCTGCGGTGATCGACAGCCAGTCGGTCAAGACGCCATCGGCAGAAACGCGCGGGTTTGATGCTGGAAAGAAGGTTGTCGGGCGCAAGCGGCACATCGCCGTCGATACCGATGGCCGGTTGCTGATGGTGAACCTCACCACCGCAGACATTTCGGACACCGCGGGCGCCCACACCATCCTCGACGGCATCCGCAAGCGATGGCCCTAGGTAAAGCATCTCTTCGCTGATGGCGCCTATGACCGCCTCAAGCTCATGGACAAATCCAGATATCTGGATTTCGTTATCATGGTCATCCGCCAAAGCGATCAGCAGCAAGGCTTCAAGGTGCTGCCTCGGCGATGGGTCGTCGAGCGGACCTTTGGCTGGATGATCCGGTGGCGCCGATTGGTCCGCCTCTACGAGAAGCGCATCGACGTCTCACACGCCATGATCCTCGTCGCCTTGGGCAATCTCCTACGTCGAAACGCTCATCCCTGATTTTCCAAACGGACTCTAAGAGGTTGTCCGATAAGAAGGATTATTAGACAAGTTCTACGGTGTCGCAGCTTTGGGTGACGAAGCGCGCTGCCACTCTGAGGAAAATAGGCGCCGGGTTACCATTGCGCTGAAAATCGGATTGCATGGCGCCGATGCCTGGCTATCCGTTCGTCGAGAATAAAGTGTGACGGCGTCGACTGGCCGGAACGCTGTTTTCGCTGGCCGACGCCTTTCAAGGACCCGGTCGGCTAGCCAGCCGGACGCCGAAGCCGATGAGAAATCATCACCGCCAACAGGGCGCAATGGCGCTGACGATGAAGACCGATCGCACCCCCGGCACGAACATCTCGTCCGGCTGGTGATTAGCGAAAACCGGCATCACGACGAACACATCGCCACCGTCCAAGATCTGAGGAGCCGCAACTCGAGCGTGATCGACCAGCTTGCGGAGATATTGATAAAGGGTGAGGCGGCAGGCGTATACCGTTCCAGTATCGACCCTTTCGACCTGCATGCGAATATATCCTCGCTCAGCTTCTACAACATGTCGACCCGCCATCCTTCTCTGCATAATCTCGTCGTCGGTTCGCCGCGCCCGCCGTCAGGGCGAAACGACTGCATCAGATCGTGCAATGCGTGATGCGCTAGGTCGCCAAAGACTGAACGTCTGGGCCCCGCCTGCCAATTACGCGCAGTTAGATGCTTACTGGAGGATTGGGTGCACTGGGCCGACACGAGATTGTGCACTCTGCTACAGCGCAATCGGGCGTGGATCGGCATAAGGTCGAGCAAGAGGATCCATCTAAGAGAGGCGCTTGATGAACCTGCCCGGTCGCAGCAGCACGCATTCCATTACGAAGAGGAACTGCATCCGGCTCCGGGGGCCACGGGCGATCTTGCTGGCGGCGACCTGCTGCGCGGCGATTGCGGGCACCGGCCTGCAGGGCGCGACGCAGTCGTCTGCGGGATCGGCATTACCGGGCGCGGCGAAGCAGCTTGTGGAGACGACCTGTGCGGGGTGCCATTCCTTTGCGCTTGCCACTTCGCGCGGGCGCACGCCGGGCGAATGGAACGATATCGTCCAGCAGATGATCGGGCTGGGCGCGCCGCTGGGCCCCGAACAGGCGCAGACCGCGACCGAATATCTTGCCGCCACCTGCGCAGGCTCGTCCAATCGCTCACCAATCGAGGTGTTCGGATTGAGTTCGTGAAGGAAAGCCTGGCAATCACCGGCGAAGATTCTCCCATGGCCAACCTGATACTTTCAGTCATGGGCGCGTTCGCCGAATTCGAGCGCGCTTTGATCCGAGAACGACAATGCGAAGGCATCGCTGTCGCCAAGCAACGTGGCGCTTATCGCGGACGAAAACGGTCCCTGTCCGACGAAATGATCGCTGAGTTGCATCGCCGCGCCGCCGCCGGTGAGCGCAAGGCAGCCATCGCACGCGAACTGGGTATCAGCCGTGAAACGCTATACCAGTATCTCCGCGCCGCCACCTGACGCCCATGTTCGCATTATGTCCGGCAAGTCGTTGTCTGGCGCACAAACCCTAAGAGCCTGATCCGAAATTAAGTTGAGTGGTATCAGCTGGTTAGCTTGACGCTTACCCAAGTCGTTGATTCAGCGGTTTTGCAACGAACCAAAGGAAATCAACGATGTGGACCGACACCACTCGCGCACTGTATGCCCGCGCGGAACTGGCATTGCCAAGTGATTTGACCGATGCCGAATGGGCGGTGCTGGAGCCGTTCTTCCCGCCACCTTCTCATGTTGGCCGCCCTCGCAAGTGGCCGCTGCGGCGGATTGTCGAAGCGATCCTGTATCTGCTGCGGGGCGGACTGCCATGGCGGATGCTACCGCCCTGCTTTCCGCCAGTCTCGACGGTGCGGCGCTGGTTCTACCTGTGGCGTGATAACAGGCTGTGGCTGTCGCTCAATCATGTCCTGTTGCTGATCGGGCGCGAAGCTGTAGGCCGCGAGGCGTCGCCAAGCGCCGGAGTGATCGACAGCCAGAGCGTCAAAACCACGGAAAGTGGCGGCCCACGGGGCTATGACGCAGGCAAGAAGATCAAGGGACGCAAGCGCCACATCCTCACCGACACCGATGGAAATCTCGTTCATGCGGTAATCCACACCGCCGACATCCAGGATCGTGATGGCGCACCGCTGGTGCTCGCCGAAATCATCCATCGCTTCCCGTGGCTACGGCATGTCTTCGCCGATGGCGGATATGCTGGCGACAAGCTCCGTCAGGCGTTGCGCAGGGTTGGTAAGTGGACCATCGAAATCGTCAAACGGTCCGACAAAGCAAAGGGCTTTGTGGTTCTCCCACGCCGCTGGGCTGTCGAGCGCACTTTGGCATGGCTCAACCGAAACCGGCGTCTCGCAAAGGACTTCGAGCAGACCATCGCCTCGGCAACCGCGTGGCTGTTCATCGCATCGATCCAGCTCCTCACGCGCCGCATCACAAGGCTATGAAATCACATCGGTTAGTTTTGAATCAGACTCTAAGGTGACGCCCAATACAGGTCGCTCATACTCAGTCTCCTCGCGGAGCCTGGAGCCCAAGGCGTGCAAAGCACAATCATATCGTCGCCTGCAAATCAATGGGTCCTGAGCTTAGGTGGCCAACGATATTCGAATCACTGCTGACTATTCAAAAAGTGAAGCAAGCCTCGACATTTGCCTTAAGAAAACGGCTTAAAGCCGTGATTTTTGCCCTGAAAAGCCAATATTGGTCCGACCTTTCAAACATATTGCCGATCCGAAAATCGATCATTACGTATTAGCTATACGCACACTGAGAGATGCGTAATCGATGAGAGGTTTGGCATCACCCATTCCCCGCATTCGAGATGAGCGAACAGCGTCGACCATCGTGACGAGACTCGCTGGCTAAGCACTGTCTGACCGATGGTGTTTGATGCGGCGCGCCGGTCAGACGGTTGCAACGAAAAAAGACTAATGAGCTGGCAAATAGTGCCTGCGAGATGGAGAGAGCTATGAACGAAACGGCTTTTGCGCAGACGCTGCATGGTAAAAAAGGGCACGAAGTCCACCTTCCACGCAATCGCATGCTGATCGGCGGAGAATGGACCGAGAGCGCCGATGGGCAATGCATCGATGTGGAGGATCCGGCCACCGCCGAAATCTTCACCCGCGTCCCGGCAGGTTCCGCCGAGGATATTGACCGTGCTGTTAGCGCCGCGCGAAAGGCATTTGAGTCTGCAAGCTGGGCGCGCATGCGTCCGCTCGACCGCGGCAAGATAATCGAGAATATCGCCCGCAAGATCGAGGAGCACGCCGGCGAACTGGCACTTCTGGAAAGTTACGACAACGGCAAGGCGGTGCATCACGCGCTAGCCGTCGACGTGCCGGCGGCGATCGACATTTTTCGCTACATGGCGGGCTGGACGTCCAAGATCGGCGGGCAGGTCAATCCGATTTCCGGCGACGGGCAGCAATACCACAGCTATTCCGTGCGCGAGCCAGTGGGCGTGGTCGGCCAGATCGTGCCATGGAACTATCCGCTGGCGATGGCCGCGTGGAAGATTGCCCCGGCTCTGGCGGCAGGCTGCACGATCGTCCTGAAACCCTCGGAAGTTACGCCGCTGACCGCGCTTCGGCTGGCTGAACTCGCGCTCGAGGCCGGTTTGCCCGAAGGCGTGCTCAACGTGGTCACGGGGTACGGTCAGGATGCCGGGCAGGCTTTGGTCGCACATCCCGGCGTGGACAAGATCGCCTTCACCGGTTCGACAAGGGTCGGCAAGCAGATCGTGCGCACCGCTGCCGATGATCTGAAACGCGTGACTTTGGAGCTCGGCGGTAAATCGCCTTCGCTGATCTTTGCCGATGCGGACCTCGAAAAGGCTACGCTCGGCGCCGCGCTCGCCATCTTTTTCAATTCGGGGCAGGTGTGCCTCGCCGCCTCGCGCCTGTTCGTCGAACGATCGGTCTATGATCAGGTGGTCGAGGGCATCGCAAAGGTGGCGCAAGGCTTCAAGCTGGGTCATGGCCGTGATCCGGAAACGATGCTGGGGCCGCTGGTGTCGCGTGCGCAGCAGATCCGCGTGCTCGACTATATCGAACAGGGCCGGCAGTGCGGCGCCGAAGTCGTCACCGGCGGCGGGACCGGCGGCAAGGACGGCTATTTTGTAGAGCCGACGATCTTCGCCAATCCGAACCGCGATGCCAGCATCGTGCGCGAAGAGATCTTCGGTCCGGTTCTTGTCGCGACGCCGTTCGACGATGTCGAGGAGGTGGTGAAGGCTGCCAATGACACGCGCTTTGGGCTGGCGGCCAATATCTGGACCCGCGATCTTTCGCGCGCGCATCTTACCGCACGTCAACTGCAGGCCGGCGTGGTCTGGATCAACACCCACGGCATGAACGATCCTTCCGCGCCTTTTGGCGGCGTGAAGGAATCCGGCTGGGGCCGCGAGGTCGGGGAAGAGGGCTTGCTGCACTACACCGAGACCAAGACGGTGACCGCTCTGCTTGGCGAATGAGCGCGAACATGGCTGCCTTCACAACAGGAAAAGAAGGGAGACATGAGTGAATGAGTTGTTTTTCGACGTGTTTGGCGGCGTGTAGGCAGCGTGCTCACCGCTGCGATCGCCATGCGACGATGGCCAGGACGCAGAAAGACTCGTTCGAAGACACAGTTCCGTGAATTGGAACGATCTGCGTGAAAAGCTTCCCGCATGCGCCGAATGCGCAACGTTTAAATTCGCGATCGGCCAACGCGACCAGATGGTCGAGTGCTGCCGCAATCCAAAGGCGATTGAGGATACGACCATGATCGTCGGGCCGATTTGCGCCTGACGCAGAAGGATCAAGGAGAAGAACGTGAAGGCTGCCATACTCAATAACCTGGACGGTACGTTTCAGGTCGGCGAAATCGAAATCGACGAACCCCGCGACCACGAGGTGCTGGTCGAGGTGAAGGCATCGGGCCTTTGCCATTCCGATCTTCACTTTGCCGAGACCGATTTCGGCGTGCCGCTTCCCGCCGTGTTGGGGCACGAACTGGCCGGCGTGGTCATCGCGGTCGGTCCCGAAGTGCGCGAATTCGAGATTGGCGACCATGTCGTCGGCTCGCTTATC from Croceicoccus marinus carries:
- a CDS encoding TonB-dependent receptor; amino-acid sequence: MNFRTILLTGSALAVAVVAPAQAQDGSSETDSPAAEDTGQIVVTGSRIRRADIEGVGPTTVVSAEEIENTGIVNVETLLQRLPANAGFAGNQTSAYWTSNGWGTSQVNLRGLGIKRTLVLLNGRRLVAGGTGANSSPDLNMIPVNMLARIEVLKDGASAVYGADAMAGVVNLITRTDYEGISVGGRYGINEEGDGGDLTLDFLGGWRADDGGIMIAASYQKTDPVNMASRAPCSLAEVTPGQLSCVNSASTIGGRAVLPNGQQINFNQDPDGDGDFYEPYDPAKHNFNSAYTLNAVNPIERYSIGVFGDWALGDSIEAFGEFLYTKRETDQIATPGTLRNLAIPASFPSNPTGEDIVLIQRRLAEAGPRQFFQNTETWQGTGGLRGEISNGWNWEVSATWGRNTGTDGQTNVANLENVRDSIDPAICGTGGVPCADFLGYGDLNPDVLDYILTTLRDTGGNELVSFNADLTGEIAQLPAGPLAFATGANYREEKGWRDPDPLTVAGIANTNQQDPISGTSKVKEAYLELSLPIFADAPFAEALTLDGAVRVSDYDLFGTDWNYKLGADWEITRGFRMRATYGTGFRIPNVPELFGGVSEGNLTTTDPCSGYSTSGNATLIANCQASGVPTGYTQLGNTILTTRGGNPDLQPESSTTWTLGAVFEPRGTVPGLTLTADWFDIDIKDAIRAIPGSTKLAVCYASENLSSEFCDDFTRSPLTGEVTYLSAQPINTGREKMSGLDLGMIYDRAIGSFEVSLNLNVTWLNEYTVYPFEGGEPIQFDGFIGGGNGGYPEWRGYGVLTVANGPVSGTWSTQWIGSATDFNAAPGDIGYSTPDVFYHNAQLAFAVNDATSFRLGVDNVFDRSAPYIQSFTDANTDTMTYDLMGRRFYVGVRTGF
- a CDS encoding aldehyde dehydrogenase family protein; this encodes MLIGGEWTESADGQCIDVEDPATAEIFTRVPAGSAEDIDRAVSAARKAFESASWARMRPLDRGKIIENIARKIEEHAGELALLESYDNGKAVHHALAVDVPAAIDIFRYMAGWTSKIGGQVNPISGDGQQYHSYSVREPVGVVGQIVPWNYPLAMAAWKIAPALAAGCTIVLKPSEVTPLTALRLAELALEAGLPEGVLNVVTGYGQDAGQALVAHPGVDKIAFTGSTRVGKQIVRTAADDLKRVTLELGGKSPSLIFADADLEKATLGAALAIFFNSGQVCLAASRLFVERSVYDQVVEGIAKVAQGFKLGHGRDPETMLGPLVSRAQQIRVLDYIEQGRQCGAEVVTGGGTGGKDGYFVEPTIFANPNRDASIVREEIFGPVLVATPFDDVEEVVKAANDTRFGLAANIWTRDLSRAHLTARQLQAGVVWINTHGMNDPSAPFGGVKESGWGREVGEEGLLHYTETKTVTALLGE
- a CDS encoding PepSY domain-containing protein, which codes for MATGLGIPAPTQEEEKSMKRIRFTPLFFRRIHKWVGLILGIQFILWSISGAMMAIIDMEDVRAQPPVIEHPIVTGGLIEPDQIGLEDSIDSFRLHMSEGRPIYQLAGNGVVRLFDATTGDSIVVDEALVRQRAALINGATIRSVSLLDAPNLEAREFDGPMWRVDFNDAENTSAYFAADTGHLLIARGDGWRLWDFFWMLHNMDYVNRTSFNHPLIIAVAFGVLFLSGTGFYLLFKSFTRRDFKWLKRSMSKQSKSPAPTSG
- a CDS encoding PepSY domain-containing protein — its product is MKIRWPSFVRRLHKWLALVIGLQVVLWTATGFYMVVVHIERIHGDHLVKPVERPVFDMGSAIAPATLLETVPNATDIRSSFLLGRPVWRVTGSGGVQLFDATTGEPIQPVSAEQAEAIAQSRYTSDEAVSSVRLLTESPMEMQGRKPPYWQVTFDRWDSPTFYISPETGELVSRRHSLWRIFDFAWMLHIMDYDERSDVNNLLLRTSTWLAVAMALSGAWLLVWAFPRRRKKKKKA
- a CDS encoding IS5 family transposase, with protein sequence MWTDTTRALYARAELALPSDLTDAEWAVLEPFFPPPSHVGRPRKWPLRRIVEAILYLLRGGLPWRMLPPCFPPVSTVRRWFYLWRDNRLWLSLNHVLLLIGREAVGREASPSAGVIDSQSVKTTESGGPRGYDAGKKIKGRKRHILTDTDGNLVHAVIHTADIQDRDGAPLVLAEIIHRFPWLRHVFADGGYAGDKLRQALRRVGKWTIEIVKRSDKAKGFVVLPRRWAVERTLAWLNRNRRLAKDFEQTIASATAWLFIASIQLLTRRITRL